In Carboxydothermus pertinax, the following are encoded in one genomic region:
- a CDS encoding ATP-dependent Clp protease ATP-binding subunit produces the protein MFGKFTQRAQKVIQMAQEEARKMNYPYVATEHLLLGIINEGESVAAKVLENLGIDGQKVREKVLELVGPGEGPMPAEITFTPRAKRVLELSVDEAARFGHNYVGTEHLLLGLIREGEGVAARVLVSLGADLERVRAEITQVLSGGPMPGTSNQAGGQAKKKAVKTPTLDEHGRDLTALARENKLDPVVGREQEIERVIQVLSRRTKNNPVLIGEPGVGKTAIVEGLAQRIVQKKVPEILIDKRVVTLDLASMVAGTKYRGEFEERLKKVLEEIKNAGNVIVFIDEIHTLIGAGAAEGAIDAANILKPSLARGEIQCVGATTLDEYRKYIEKDPALERRFQPIMVDEPTVEETIEILKGLRDRYEAHHRVKITDEAIVAAAKLSDRYITDRFLPDKAIDLIDEAASRVRLNAFTAPPNLKELEEKINEIRKEKEAAVAAQEFEKAAKLRDQEQKLRAELEEKKKEWEKEQSDHLLSVTEEDIAQIVAQWTGIPVKKLAEEESERLLKLEEILHQRVIGQDEAVKAVARAVRRARAGLKDPKRPIGSFIFLGPTGVGKTELARALAEALFGDEDALIRIDMSEYMEKHTVARLIGAPPGYVGYEEGGQLTEAVRRKPYSVILLDEIEKAHPEVFNILLQVLEDGRLTDSKGRTVDFKNTVIIMTSNVGAHLIKKETRLGFKNVADEKKENVDGVKDKLMAELKRTFRPEFLNRIDEIIIFHSLTEEHLKEIVRLMLKEVGKRLEEQEMKVEFDDSVIEVILKEGYDEAFGARPLRRAIQKIVEDKLSEELLLGNIKKGDAVKLYAEEGQIKVAKL, from the coding sequence ATGTTTGGGAAGTTTACGCAAAGGGCCCAAAAAGTTATTCAAATGGCTCAAGAAGAAGCAAGAAAAATGAATTATCCCTATGTGGCAACCGAACACCTGCTTTTAGGAATTATAAACGAAGGAGAAAGTGTTGCAGCAAAAGTTTTAGAAAATCTTGGCATTGATGGGCAAAAAGTCCGGGAAAAGGTTTTAGAACTGGTTGGGCCGGGGGAAGGTCCTATGCCGGCAGAGATAACTTTTACTCCAAGGGCTAAAAGAGTTTTAGAGTTATCTGTAGATGAAGCTGCTCGGTTTGGCCATAATTATGTAGGCACTGAACACTTGCTTTTAGGTTTAATCCGGGAAGGAGAAGGGGTAGCGGCCCGGGTGCTGGTAAGCCTCGGTGCCGATTTAGAAAGAGTACGGGCTGAAATCACTCAAGTACTAAGTGGTGGACCAATGCCCGGAACCTCCAATCAAGCAGGGGGGCAAGCAAAGAAAAAAGCGGTTAAGACACCTACCCTGGATGAGCATGGCCGGGATTTAACGGCTTTAGCCCGGGAAAATAAACTTGATCCGGTAGTTGGCCGGGAGCAGGAAATTGAAAGGGTAATTCAGGTTTTATCCCGAAGGACCAAAAATAATCCTGTCTTAATTGGGGAGCCTGGAGTAGGTAAGACGGCAATTGTTGAGGGTCTGGCCCAGAGAATTGTTCAGAAAAAAGTTCCAGAAATTTTAATTGATAAACGGGTCGTTACCCTAGATTTAGCTTCTATGGTTGCTGGAACTAAGTACCGAGGTGAATTTGAGGAAAGGCTAAAGAAGGTTCTTGAAGAAATAAAAAATGCTGGAAATGTTATCGTGTTTATCGATGAAATTCATACTTTAATTGGTGCTGGAGCAGCGGAAGGGGCTATTGATGCGGCGAATATTTTAAAACCAAGCCTTGCTCGGGGAGAAATTCAGTGTGTGGGTGCGACTACTCTTGATGAGTACCGCAAATATATTGAAAAAGACCCGGCTTTAGAGCGGCGGTTCCAGCCGATTATGGTGGATGAACCAACGGTAGAAGAAACAATTGAAATCTTAAAAGGTCTAAGAGACCGTTATGAAGCTCACCACCGGGTAAAAATAACTGATGAGGCTATTGTTGCCGCTGCTAAGCTTTCGGATCGGTATATAACCGACCGGTTCCTGCCGGATAAAGCCATTGATTTAATTGATGAAGCGGCCTCACGGGTCCGGTTAAATGCCTTTACAGCACCACCGAATCTTAAAGAATTAGAAGAAAAAATTAATGAAATTCGCAAAGAAAAAGAAGCGGCGGTAGCCGCTCAGGAATTTGAAAAAGCAGCAAAACTTCGGGACCAGGAACAAAAGCTTAGAGCTGAGCTGGAAGAAAAGAAAAAAGAGTGGGAAAAAGAGCAAAGTGATCATCTCTTATCGGTAACCGAGGAAGATATTGCCCAAATTGTAGCCCAGTGGACTGGTATTCCGGTGAAAAAACTTGCCGAAGAAGAATCTGAGCGATTACTAAAGCTTGAGGAAATTCTCCACCAGCGGGTAATTGGTCAGGATGAAGCGGTAAAAGCGGTTGCGCGGGCGGTAAGACGGGCACGAGCGGGGCTTAAAGATCCCAAACGGCCTATTGGTTCCTTTATCTTCTTAGGTCCTACTGGGGTTGGTAAGACTGAGCTGGCCCGGGCTTTGGCCGAAGCGCTATTTGGGGATGAGGATGCTTTAATTCGCATTGATATGTCCGAATACATGGAAAAACATACGGTAGCCCGTTTAATTGGTGCGCCTCCCGGGTATGTTGGTTACGAAGAAGGGGGGCAACTCACCGAAGCGGTAAGGCGGAAACCTTATTCGGTGATATTACTTGACGAAATTGAAAAAGCTCACCCCGAGGTCTTTAACATTCTGTTGCAAGTATTAGAAGATGGCCGGCTTACCGACTCTAAAGGCCGCACTGTGGACTTTAAGAATACCGTAATAATCATGACTTCAAACGTAGGAGCTCATCTCATTAAAAAAGAAACGCGCTTAGGTTTTAAGAATGTTGCAGATGAGAAAAAAGAAAATGTTGATGGAGTTAAAGATAAGCTAATGGCAGAGCTTAAACGGACTTTCCGGCCGGAATTTTTAAACCGGATTGATGAAATTATTATCTTCCATTCACTAACGGAAGAACACTTAAAGGAAATAGTCCGGCTGATGCTTAAGGAAGTAGGTAAACGTTTAGAAGAACAGGAAATGAAAGTAGAATTTGATGACTCAGTTATTGAAGTAATCCTTAAAGAAGGCTATGATGAAGCTTTTGGAGCCCGTCCTTTGCGGCGAGCAATTCAAAAGATAGTGGAAGATAAACTTTCGGAAGAGCTACTTTTAGGGAATATTAAAAAAGGAGACGCAGTTAAGTTATATGCGGAAGAAGGACAAATAAAAGTAGCAAAGCTTTAA